In Persicimonas caeni, a single window of DNA contains:
- a CDS encoding ArnT family glycosyltransferase, giving the protein MTDSKRTYWRPKPLDRWDWPIGAAVLLGTFALLMATLDMGFTRDESFYFHAAYEYIGWFEELWDNLLAGNLAESFTKANVDKHWSYNPEHPVLVKTLFALSHKLFHDKLEWLSHSEAMRLPGVAFGAITVFFTYLFGRQTFGRFAGLIAVGALLFQPRFFFHAHLTVFDVPVTALWLMVVYAYWRSYESKGWAVATGVLWGLALSAKLNAFFLPPVLLLHWFFVHWREFGFKRDEAGARLKIPPVPWAFVAMAVIGPILFYALWPRHWFDTWNRVEWYLNFHLKHVHYFVWYFGERLDLPPFPMAFPWVMTAVTVPATILLSFVLGIWAAARQWRFVDWAKQWYAALRRRELPNTKDPRAGFDPKGTGLLLAINFLFPIVLIGMPDTPVFGGTKHWMPAMPFMAMLSGAGVAMACAMTMRALHEYKESLVRPAVGWTVAGLLTVSVLGPAVYATWYSHPFGTSYYNELIGSYRGAADSQMMRQFWGYTARQGLPWLDEHAPKNARVWTHNTTGYAWNMYRRDDMVRKDLRGSSYRGSQYGLFHHQRAFVWPLTRLWNEYGTMAPAHVVSIDGVPVLSIYERPGTREKAKQREKTKKQREKTRE; this is encoded by the coding sequence ATGACCGACTCCAAACGCACCTACTGGCGTCCCAAGCCCCTCGATCGCTGGGACTGGCCCATCGGCGCGGCGGTGCTCCTGGGCACCTTCGCGCTCTTGATGGCCACCCTCGACATGGGCTTCACGCGCGACGAGAGCTTCTATTTCCACGCCGCCTACGAGTATATCGGCTGGTTTGAAGAGCTGTGGGACAACCTGCTCGCCGGCAACCTCGCCGAGAGTTTCACCAAGGCGAACGTCGACAAGCATTGGAGCTACAACCCCGAGCACCCCGTGCTCGTCAAGACGCTCTTTGCGCTGAGCCACAAGCTGTTCCACGACAAGCTCGAGTGGCTCAGCCACTCCGAGGCGATGCGCCTGCCCGGGGTCGCCTTCGGGGCGATCACCGTCTTCTTCACCTACCTGTTCGGCCGGCAGACCTTCGGCCGCTTCGCGGGCCTGATCGCCGTCGGCGCCCTCCTGTTCCAGCCGCGCTTCTTTTTCCACGCCCACTTGACCGTCTTCGACGTGCCCGTGACCGCGCTGTGGCTGATGGTGGTCTACGCCTACTGGCGAAGCTACGAGAGCAAGGGGTGGGCGGTGGCCACCGGCGTGCTGTGGGGCCTGGCGCTGTCCGCCAAGCTCAACGCCTTTTTCCTGCCGCCGGTGCTCTTGCTGCACTGGTTCTTCGTGCACTGGCGTGAATTCGGCTTCAAGCGCGACGAGGCGGGCGCGCGGCTCAAAATCCCGCCGGTGCCCTGGGCGTTCGTGGCGATGGCCGTCATCGGGCCGATTCTGTTCTACGCGCTGTGGCCACGCCACTGGTTCGACACGTGGAACCGCGTGGAGTGGTACCTGAACTTCCACCTCAAGCACGTCCACTACTTCGTCTGGTACTTCGGCGAGCGCCTCGATCTGCCCCCATTCCCCATGGCCTTCCCGTGGGTGATGACGGCGGTGACCGTGCCCGCGACCATTCTGCTCTCGTTCGTCCTGGGTATTTGGGCAGCCGCACGCCAGTGGCGCTTCGTCGACTGGGCCAAGCAGTGGTACGCCGCGCTTCGCCGGCGCGAACTCCCCAACACCAAGGACCCGCGAGCGGGCTTCGACCCCAAGGGCACCGGGCTTCTGTTGGCGATCAACTTCCTCTTTCCGATCGTCCTCATCGGCATGCCCGACACGCCCGTCTTCGGCGGCACCAAGCACTGGATGCCGGCGATGCCGTTTATGGCGATGCTCTCGGGCGCCGGCGTGGCCATGGCGTGCGCCATGACGATGCGTGCGCTCCACGAGTACAAGGAGAGCCTGGTCCGACCGGCCGTCGGTTGGACCGTCGCCGGCCTGCTGACGGTCTCGGTGCTCGGCCCGGCGGTCTATGCGACCTGGTACAGCCACCCCTTCGGCACCAGCTACTACAACGAGCTCATCGGCTCGTACCGCGGCGCCGCCGACTCCCAGATGATGCGCCAATTCTGGGGCTACACCGCCCGCCAGGGCCTGCCCTGGCTCGACGAGCACGCCCCCAAAAACGCGCGTGTGTGGACCCACAACACCACCGGCTACGCCTGGAATATGTACCGGCGAGACGACATGGTCCGAAAAGACCTGCGCGGGTCGAGCTACCGGGGCAGCCAATACGGGCTCTTCCACCACCAGCGCGCCTTTGTCTGGCCGCTCACGCGACTGTGGAACGAGTACGGCACGATGGCCCCGGCTCATGTGGTCAGCATCGACGGGGTGCCGGTGTTGAGCATCTACGAGCGACCGGGGACGCGCGAGAAGGCGAAACAGCGCGAAAAGACAAAGAAACAGCGCGAAAAGACAAGAGAGTAG